In Longimicrobiaceae bacterium, one DNA window encodes the following:
- the pyrE gene encoding orotate phosphoribosyltransferase: MSERERLLDLLVERSIRLGDFVLASGARSSYYVDCRATTTHAEGQFLVGRLGLAAVEDAGLAPEAVGGLTMGADPVAYAMAHASWLAGRPVHAFSVRKEAKAHGTGKRVEGCFAPGARVVVIEDVVTTGDSALKACAAVDAEGGEVLAVLTLVDRESGGREKIEAAGHRVLSLFQVSELLERARQGGA, encoded by the coding sequence GTGAGCGAGCGCGAGCGGCTGCTGGACCTGCTGGTGGAGCGCTCCATCCGCCTGGGCGACTTCGTGCTCGCGTCGGGCGCGCGGAGCAGCTACTACGTGGACTGCCGCGCCACCACCACCCACGCCGAGGGCCAGTTCCTCGTGGGCCGCCTGGGCCTGGCCGCGGTGGAAGATGCGGGGCTGGCTCCCGAAGCCGTGGGCGGGCTGACGATGGGCGCGGACCCGGTGGCGTACGCGATGGCGCACGCGTCGTGGCTGGCGGGGCGGCCGGTGCACGCCTTCTCGGTGCGCAAGGAGGCGAAGGCGCACGGCACCGGCAAGCGCGTGGAGGGCTGCTTCGCGCCCGGTGCCCGCGTGGTGGTGATCGAGGACGTGGTCACCACCGGCGACAGCGCGCTCAAGGCCTGCGCCGCCGTGGACGCCGAGGGCGGCGAGGTGCTGGCCGTGCTCACCCTCGTGGACCGCGAGAGCGGCGGCCGCGAGAAGATCGAAGCCGCCGGCCACCGCGTGCTCTCGCTCTTCCAGGTCTCCGAGTTGCTGGAGCGGGCACGGCAGGGCGGGGCGTAA
- a CDS encoding HigA family addiction module antitoxin gives MVRIPTHAPPAHPGETLREDYLPDLRLTQQQLAARLGISFRRVNEIVNEKRRITLDTAMRLGRLFGQSPQFWLNLQLGWDVYHARSPAAAEIEQIEPMEISAAGG, from the coding sequence ATGGTTCGTATTCCGACTCACGCGCCGCCGGCGCATCCGGGCGAGACGCTCCGGGAAGACTACCTGCCGGACCTGCGGCTGACGCAGCAGCAGCTTGCTGCGCGGCTGGGCATCTCGTTCCGGCGCGTCAACGAGATCGTGAACGAGAAGCGGCGCATCACGCTGGACACGGCCATGCGCCTGGGCCGGCTCTTCGGACAGTCTCCGCAGTTCTGGCTCAATCTCCAGCTCGGGTGGGATGTCTATCACGCCCGGTCGCCCGCCGCCGCGGAGATCGAGCAGATCGAGCCGATGGAGATTTCCGCGGCGGGCGGCTGA
- a CDS encoding family 16 glycosylhydrolase, with amino-acid sequence MAAPSSDLAGWLRAGHTLGRGCFRAENVARDGGRTLLALPVGTFDGGQIASPERYARGRFHARLRTADAPGSVTAFFLYEDVPGEANDEADVEIFNDGSGRALLTTWRHGVQTRSEDVRLGFDPSAAAHDYAIELDAAEIRFLVDEALLARWSDGLPTRPMRVMASAWWPSWLRGPAPADTRYSTIEQISIDAEPARTGAERWRITAATPHLLLDGKLG; translated from the coding sequence ATGGCTGCACCTTCATCCGACCTCGCGGGGTGGTTGCGCGCGGGCCACACGCTGGGGCGCGGGTGCTTCCGGGCGGAGAACGTGGCGCGAGATGGCGGGCGGACGCTGCTCGCGCTGCCGGTGGGGACGTTCGACGGCGGCCAGATCGCCTCGCCGGAGCGATACGCGCGGGGCCGCTTCCACGCCCGCCTGCGCACGGCGGATGCGCCCGGCTCCGTCACCGCGTTCTTCCTGTACGAGGACGTGCCGGGCGAGGCGAACGACGAGGCAGACGTCGAGATCTTCAACGACGGCTCCGGCCGCGCGCTGCTCACCACGTGGCGCCACGGCGTGCAGACGCGGTCCGAAGATGTCCGGCTCGGCTTCGATCCCTCCGCCGCCGCGCACGACTACGCAATCGAGCTGGACGCCGCGGAAATCCGCTTCCTCGTCGACGAAGCGCTCCTCGCCCGCTGGAGCGACGGACTGCCCACACGGCCCATGCGCGTGATGGCGAGCGCATGGTGGCCGTCGTGGCTTCGCGGCCCGGCACCCGCCGATACGAGGTACAGCACCATCGAACAGATCAGCATCGACGCGGAGCCGGCGCGTACCGGCGCCGAACGGTGGCGCATTACTGCCGCGACCCCCCATCTCCTGCTCGACGGAAAGCTGGGATAG